Proteins co-encoded in one Flavobacteriaceae bacterium MAR_2009_75 genomic window:
- a CDS encoding putative ABC transport system ATP-binding protein: MTKILNVHQLGKSYNSGSKKLTVLDDISFQINEGETFAIVGPSGSGKTTLLGLAAGLDHPDSGTIELVGVDLDNLDEDERALLRNSNVGFIFQNFQLLPTLTALENVIVPLELQGKTNVEEIGKDLLGKVGLSDRIDHYPSQLSGGEQQRVALARAFSSQPSILFADEPTGNLDEETGEKVVQLLFDLNREAGTTLVIVTHDLDLAQKCKRVLRLKGGRVLADTHSEQL, translated from the coding sequence ATGACAAAGATATTAAACGTTCACCAGCTGGGGAAAAGCTATAATAGCGGTTCTAAAAAATTGACGGTTTTAGATGATATATCATTCCAAATTAATGAAGGAGAAACTTTTGCAATTGTTGGCCCATCGGGTAGTGGTAAAACAACATTGTTAGGCTTAGCGGCCGGTCTTGACCACCCTGATTCGGGGACCATTGAGCTGGTCGGAGTCGATTTAGATAATTTAGATGAGGATGAGAGAGCCCTCTTACGAAACAGTAATGTGGGTTTTATATTCCAGAACTTTCAATTGTTACCAACATTAACTGCCCTTGAAAATGTGATAGTACCTCTCGAACTCCAGGGTAAGACCAACGTTGAGGAAATCGGTAAAGATTTGTTGGGCAAAGTTGGGTTAAGCGATCGAATTGACCACTATCCATCTCAACTTTCTGGCGGTGAACAGCAGCGTGTAGCGCTCGCTCGAGCTTTCTCGAGTCAGCCATCCATTCTATTTGCAGATGAACCAACAGGTAATTTAGATGAAGAGACCGGTGAAAAAGTCGTTCAGTTGCTATTCGATTTGAACAGAGAAGCCGGAACAACTTTAGTGATAGTTACACATGATTTAGATTTGGCGCAAAAATGCAAAAGGGTTTTACGCCTAAAGGGTGGGCGAGTGCTTGCCGATACCCATAGCGAACAATTATAG
- a CDS encoding invasin-like protein, translating to MKRTNITKLFLLSLLLVSFVMVPVACSSDDGGSDTEQTPDPEPEPEPEPEPEPEQVADPTNENTIIEATEPELIDGTGTATVTVELADADGNSLNSSGGTVTLSVTGSANVSDVTDNGDGTYTATVTGNDEETITVSGALDGVDITDTAAITFNPDESNPAQEVTQSTEPVGPTLLRINCGGPEITYGDITFLEDQFFEGPTISYTNPSVTEIEDTEMDEIFLTERITDNQNAKGPFSYSIPATNGTYTVKLYFAEIYWGVDNPQMLEGGEGSRIFNISMEDTQIFTGYDLFKEHGAGTAGSKMYDIEVTDGELTITLEASTNKPKISAIEVFGTGTIGSE from the coding sequence ATGAAGCGTACTAATATTACCAAACTTTTCCTGCTAAGTTTACTTCTTGTTTCGTTTGTAATGGTACCCGTAGCCTGTAGCAGTGATGATGGAGGGTCAGATACAGAACAAACTCCTGATCCAGAGCCAGAACCCGAGCCGGAGCCAGAGCCGGAGCCGGAGCAAGTGGCTGATCCAACTAATGAAAATACAATTATAGAAGCTACTGAGCCTGAACTAATCGACGGAACAGGTACCGCTACAGTAACGGTCGAACTCGCTGATGCTGACGGAAACTCTTTAAATTCAAGTGGAGGAACTGTAACTCTATCTGTTACCGGTTCAGCAAATGTTTCTGATGTAACTGATAATGGTGATGGTACTTACACAGCCACCGTGACTGGTAATGATGAGGAAACAATCACTGTTTCTGGTGCACTTGACGGTGTAGACATTACCGATACAGCAGCCATAACATTTAATCCTGATGAATCTAACCCTGCACAAGAAGTCACTCAATCGACTGAACCTGTAGGACCTACACTTCTAAGAATTAACTGTGGAGGACCTGAAATCACTTACGGTGATATCACATTTTTAGAAGATCAATTCTTTGAAGGTCCTACGATTTCTTACACTAATCCAAGTGTCACTGAAATTGAAGACACTGAGATGGATGAAATTTTCTTAACTGAGAGAATTACGGATAATCAAAATGCCAAAGGCCCATTTTCCTATAGTATTCCAGCAACAAATGGTACATACACAGTAAAACTGTATTTTGCTGAAATTTATTGGGGTGTAGACAATCCACAAATGTTAGAAGGTGGCGAGGGCAGTAGAATTTTTAATATTTCTATGGAAGATACTCAGATTTTCACTGGCTACGACCTGTTTAAAGAGCACGGTGCCGGAACAGCTGGTTCTAAAATGTATGATATTGAGGTGACAGATGGAGAATTAACAATTACCTTAGAAGCTTCTACGAACAAACCTAAAATATCTGCTATCGAAGTTTTCGGAACAGGAACAATAGGTTCTGAATAA
- a CDS encoding putative ABC transport system permease protein (manually curated), translated as MSQNKVTKAGFKWLLKMAWRDGKASGKRLLLFMASIVLGIAAVVSIQSFSENLKENIALQSKELMGADFIIDSKQPPNERVQQIIDSLGGADAKGVNFPSMAVFGKNKSTKLVKVQGVEGGFPFYGELETNPANAAKTYQKSGGALVDATLMLQYGLVHGDSIAIGAIKLPVVGTLISVPGNSGVSAQVAPPVLIPYDMINATGLIQVGSRIDYDYFFVAEPNQDLEELDEKIDPQLDAESADLDTHLSTGQRLGRRYDNFGKFLNLVAFIALLLGCVGVASSVHIYIKEKLRSVAVLKCMGATRKQTFYIFLIQISAMGLLGGLIGSLLGLSLQQFFPLLIEGFLPFEIEITFSFEPILMGLLLGVFMSVLFALSPLLATWYVSPLEVLRVQKESSSKSKRANFIVMVAILFFILIFAQFLLDNWKYAFSFVGVILAVFAILSGVAILFMKIIKNNFPYSWGFTARQSLLNLFRPNNQTLVLILAIGVGTFLISTLYFSKDILLVKANLENNEESPNLILLDVQTEDKKMAAERIEELGLPVLNNIPIVTMRVQKIKNRQVNDIRNDTTSTINNWVLNHEFRVTYRDSLIASENSTEGLWPVSYNGDDVIPISLSDNVARDAQVELGDRLTFNVQGVLMETEIANIREIDWGRMQLNFNVLFPSKVLENAPQFHVLTTHAPDETKSAEVQRALVSKFPTVSIIDLRQVLTVVEGILDKISWVINFMAFFSILTGIIVLIGSVRTSKYQRIKESVLLRTLGAKGKQISRIALLEYLYLGLLGTFTGVFLALVSSILLAVFVFKATFIPSWVPFVIVIPFITGLVVIIGVLNNREVLRSPPLEVLRKEVS; from the coding sequence ATGAGCCAAAACAAAGTTACTAAGGCAGGTTTTAAATGGTTGTTGAAAATGGCATGGCGTGATGGTAAAGCAAGTGGTAAGCGCCTTCTTTTATTTATGGCGTCAATAGTTCTTGGTATTGCAGCTGTAGTCTCGATACAATCTTTTAGTGAAAACCTTAAAGAAAATATTGCACTCCAGTCAAAGGAACTAATGGGGGCTGATTTCATTATTGATAGTAAGCAACCCCCCAATGAACGGGTTCAGCAAATAATAGATTCTTTAGGTGGTGCCGATGCCAAAGGGGTGAATTTTCCTTCAATGGCTGTTTTTGGTAAAAACAAGTCCACAAAGCTGGTCAAAGTTCAAGGGGTCGAAGGGGGATTTCCGTTTTATGGGGAATTAGAAACAAATCCTGCGAATGCTGCGAAAACATACCAAAAAAGTGGCGGTGCTTTGGTCGATGCAACTTTAATGCTTCAATATGGGTTGGTACATGGTGATTCTATAGCTATAGGAGCAATTAAACTTCCTGTGGTAGGCACCTTAATTTCGGTGCCGGGCAATAGTGGTGTTTCGGCACAAGTGGCACCACCGGTACTTATACCGTATGATATGATAAACGCTACAGGTTTGATACAGGTTGGTAGTAGAATAGATTATGACTACTTTTTTGTAGCCGAACCCAATCAAGATTTAGAGGAACTCGATGAAAAAATAGACCCTCAACTCGATGCCGAAAGTGCAGATTTAGATACACATTTATCTACGGGTCAACGGTTGGGCAGGCGCTACGATAATTTTGGTAAATTTTTGAACCTTGTTGCTTTTATCGCCCTTCTTTTGGGGTGTGTCGGTGTGGCGAGTTCGGTACACATTTATATTAAAGAAAAATTACGGTCGGTCGCGGTGCTTAAGTGTATGGGTGCAACACGAAAGCAAACCTTCTATATATTTTTGATTCAGATTTCTGCTATGGGATTGCTCGGGGGGCTTATCGGATCGCTATTGGGCTTGTCTCTTCAGCAATTCTTTCCCTTGCTTATAGAAGGGTTCTTACCTTTCGAAATAGAAATTACATTTTCTTTCGAGCCTATATTAATGGGGCTGCTATTAGGTGTATTTATGTCAGTTCTGTTTGCATTGTCACCTTTATTGGCTACATGGTATGTGTCACCATTAGAGGTATTACGTGTGCAAAAAGAAAGTTCGTCAAAGTCTAAACGAGCCAACTTTATTGTTATGGTGGCCATACTGTTCTTCATTTTGATATTTGCACAATTTCTATTGGACAATTGGAAATATGCATTCTCCTTCGTAGGTGTAATTCTTGCGGTTTTTGCGATTCTTTCGGGTGTAGCGATTCTATTTATGAAGATTATAAAAAACAACTTTCCATACTCTTGGGGGTTTACGGCTAGACAGAGTCTATTGAACCTGTTCAGGCCCAACAACCAGACCTTGGTGTTAATTTTGGCCATTGGGGTCGGTACATTCTTAATCAGTACTTTATATTTTTCTAAGGATATACTTCTCGTAAAAGCGAACTTGGAAAATAATGAGGAATCGCCGAACCTTATTCTTCTAGATGTTCAAACGGAAGACAAGAAAATGGCAGCAGAGCGCATTGAAGAGTTGGGTCTTCCCGTTTTAAATAATATACCTATTGTGACCATGCGTGTTCAAAAAATAAAGAATCGTCAAGTCAACGATATTCGAAATGATACCACTTCAACAATAAACAATTGGGTTTTGAACCATGAATTTCGCGTTACTTATCGAGATTCATTAATCGCTTCAGAAAACTCTACGGAAGGTCTTTGGCCCGTTTCCTATAATGGTGATGACGTGATTCCTATTTCACTGTCTGATAATGTGGCACGTGATGCACAGGTAGAACTAGGTGATAGACTCACTTTTAATGTGCAAGGTGTTTTAATGGAAACTGAAATTGCGAACATAAGGGAAATCGACTGGGGGCGAATGCAATTGAATTTTAATGTGCTCTTTCCTTCGAAGGTATTGGAGAATGCGCCTCAGTTTCATGTGTTAACGACTCATGCGCCTGACGAAACTAAGTCTGCAGAGGTTCAGCGAGCCCTGGTCAGTAAATTTCCAACAGTATCGATAATCGATTTACGACAGGTGTTGACGGTAGTAGAAGGTATCTTAGATAAGATTTCGTGGGTTATTAATTTTATGGCCTTCTTTAGTATTTTAACAGGTATAATAGTTTTGATAGGTTCCGTTCGTACGAGTAAATACCAACGAATAAAAGAAAGTGTACTATTGCGTACATTGGGAGCAAAGGGCAAGCAAATTTCTAGAATCGCACTTTTAGAATATCTTTACTTAGGCCTACTTGGTACTTTTACCGGAGTATTTCTGGCATTGGTGAGCAGCATTTTATTGGCTGTTTTTGTTTTCAAAGCAACCTTTATACCTTCATGGGTACCCTTCGTAATTGTAATACCTTTTATAACAGGTCTAGTAGTGATTATTGGGGTGCTGAACAACAGAGAGGTACTTCGTAGTCCACCTCTAGAAGTACTTCGAAAGGAAGTGTCTTAG
- a CDS encoding acyl-CoA thioesterase-1: MQNILKFSYFLSVFLLISCGEAPKKESSEDSEKTSKNHEINETGEKVILFFGNSLTAGYGLDTEEAFPALIQDRLDSLELNYISINSGLSGETTSGGLNRLQWVLAQKVDIFVLELGANDGLRGVPLDETRKNLQAIIDLVKSKNPETKIVLAGMQIPPNMGQAYTSEFKTIFPELAEANDVSLIPFLLEGVAGNPELNLEDGIHPTAEGQKIVMENVWEIIEELVNKSFVNQ, from the coding sequence ATGCAGAACATCTTAAAATTTAGTTATTTTTTATCGGTCTTTCTTTTAATTTCATGTGGAGAGGCACCTAAAAAGGAATCTTCGGAAGATTCAGAGAAAACATCTAAAAACCACGAAATTAATGAGACAGGTGAAAAAGTTATTCTGTTTTTCGGAAACAGTCTGACAGCCGGTTACGGTCTAGATACAGAGGAAGCCTTTCCTGCTTTGATTCAAGACCGTTTAGACTCTCTTGAGCTTAACTACATCTCTATAAATTCAGGTTTAAGTGGTGAAACTACCTCTGGTGGACTCAACAGATTACAATGGGTATTGGCTCAAAAGGTTGATATTTTCGTACTTGAACTAGGAGCCAACGATGGTCTTCGAGGCGTTCCATTAGACGAAACACGAAAAAATCTTCAAGCAATAATCGATTTAGTAAAGAGTAAGAATCCTGAAACCAAAATAGTTCTCGCAGGTATGCAAATTCCACCTAATATGGGACAAGCGTATACCTCTGAATTCAAAACCATATTCCCAGAGTTGGCCGAAGCGAACGATGTGAGCCTTATACCTTTTCTATTGGAAGGTGTGGCCGGAAACCCTGAATTAAATTTAGAGGATGGTATTCACCCCACTGCGGAAGGTCAGAAAATTGTCATGGAAAATGTTTGGGAAATTATCGAAGAACTTGTGAATAAAAGTTTTGTAAACCAGTAA
- a CDS encoding peptidase M23-like protein, which translates to MIYTPLSVEPIPILEVSLNKYTTINLSFDNQELKYFDLGNFEECQNYIDKVLKRNNAMVAYGGYLERRNLYQYKSIFSGMDQAQRNIHLGLDFWCRAGTKVIAPLNGLVHSFRNNNTNGDYGPTIILEHNYRSKVFYSLYGHLSVTSLKNLYKGKSFSKGDILGELGTQEENVNYAPHLHFQLINDIGDNIGDYPGVCAKEDLDYYSKNCPNPSLLLNLETC; encoded by the coding sequence ATGATCTACACTCCTCTTTCAGTGGAACCTATTCCTATTTTGGAAGTAAGTCTCAATAAATATACCACGATAAATTTATCTTTTGATAATCAAGAGCTTAAGTATTTCGATCTTGGGAATTTTGAAGAATGTCAAAATTATATTGACAAAGTTTTGAAAAGAAATAATGCCATGGTTGCCTATGGCGGTTATCTCGAACGGAGAAATTTGTACCAATACAAATCTATTTTTTCTGGTATGGATCAAGCCCAACGAAATATTCATTTGGGGTTAGATTTTTGGTGTAGGGCGGGTACTAAGGTTATAGCCCCTTTAAATGGCCTAGTACATAGTTTCAGAAATAATAATACCAATGGGGATTATGGGCCGACAATTATTCTTGAGCACAATTATAGATCAAAGGTGTTTTATTCTTTGTACGGACACTTATCCGTCACTTCACTAAAAAATCTCTATAAAGGTAAATCTTTCAGTAAAGGTGATATATTGGGTGAGTTAGGTACGCAAGAGGAAAACGTAAACTATGCTCCCCATCTACACTTTCAACTTATAAATGATATAGGTGATAATATCGGAGATTATCCAGGGGTATGTGCCAAAGAGGATTTAGATTATTATTCAAAGAATTGTCCCAATCCTAGTTTACTTTTAAATCTAGAAACTTGCTAA
- a CDS encoding peptide-methionine (S)-S-oxide reductase, with amino-acid sequence MFKAIIVAISLLFGTSCQSNTQKKESPVQEIQKKEEIVKLSVQELDNYETAYFASGCFWCVEAIFESVKGVKEVVSGYSGGTKKNPKYEQVAAGKTNHAEAVKVYYDPEVISFTALVQVFFGSHDPTTLNSQGPDHGPQYRSIAFFKNDNEKKTIESYIKALEENDVYNGRTITTQVIEFEKFYDAEDYHQDYERKNPNNSYIRNVSIPRLNRFKENFTDYLKEDSNH; translated from the coding sequence ATGTTTAAAGCAATAATTGTAGCTATATCTCTCTTATTTGGTACGTCCTGCCAATCTAATACCCAAAAAAAAGAATCGCCTGTTCAAGAAATACAGAAAAAAGAAGAAATAGTTAAACTGAGTGTGCAAGAACTTGATAATTATGAAACTGCATATTTTGCAAGTGGCTGTTTCTGGTGCGTCGAGGCCATATTTGAAAGTGTTAAAGGGGTAAAAGAAGTTGTTTCCGGGTATTCGGGTGGCACCAAAAAGAATCCAAAATATGAGCAGGTAGCTGCAGGTAAAACTAATCACGCAGAGGCGGTAAAGGTCTATTATGATCCTGAAGTGATTTCTTTCACAGCATTGGTTCAGGTGTTTTTTGGTTCTCATGACCCTACGACACTTAATAGTCAGGGCCCAGATCATGGCCCACAATATCGTTCCATCGCATTTTTTAAAAATGATAATGAAAAGAAAACCATCGAGAGCTATATTAAGGCTTTAGAAGAAAATGATGTTTATAATGGGCGAACCATAACCACTCAGGTTATAGAGTTTGAAAAGTTTTACGATGCCGAAGATTATCATCAAGATTATGAAAGAAAGAACCCGAATAATTCTTACATAAGAAATGTATCAATACCCCGCTTAAATCGGTTCAAGGAAAATTTCACCGATTATTTGAAAGAAGATTCAAATCACTAG